GACGGCGACCGGGATGTTCACGAGGGCGAAGCACACGGTCGAGACGGCCCACCACGCGCCGCTCCAGGCGACGACGCCACGCACCCCGAGCCGCACCGCGGTCGTCGTGATCCCCGCTCCCCTGTCCTCGTCGATGTCCTGCACGGCGTCGTACGTGTGCTTCGCCGCACTCCAGGCCATCAGACCGACGGCGGCAGCCCACACGGGCTCATGACCGAGCGCGTACGGGACGAGGACCAGCGGGAACGCATAGGCGGCGTTGCTGATCGAATCGAGGTACGGCCGCGCCTTGAAGCGCAGCGGCGGGGCGGAGTAGAAGACGAAGACGAGAGCGTAGAGCGCTATCCAGGTAAGGGCCGCGGGCGGCAGGGTCAGCGCGAACCAGGCGAGGAACGGGACGTTCGTGACGAGGACGGCGAGCCATATGGCGCGGACCTCGGAGGCCCTGATCCGGGCGCCCTCGAGCGAGCCCTTGCGGGGGTTGAGGGCGTCGGTGTCCTGGTCGAAGATGTCGTTGACGCCGTAGATGAGGAGGTTGAACGGCAGCGTGAGCCAGATCAGGAGCGCGAGCGCCTCGACCTGCCAGAACGTGCCGGTGAGCCACATCCCGACGACACCGGTGCCCAGGGTGTTGATCCAGAGGACGGGGCGGGAGATGTGGACCATGCGCAGCGCCGCTGGCGCAAAACCTGCCTGGGGCACTGCGGGTGTCCTCCTCGGACCGGCTGGGCGCGCATCGTAGGGGCTGGAGCCCCTGGTGCGCCGGACGGTCCCCAGCCTACGGGGTCGGCGGTGCACGCAGCGCCGGGTGTCCGCGAGCGGTGGCCCGGCGCAGCGTCGGCCGCCGGGCCGCGGTGTGTCTAGAATCATAGTCGGGCCCGACGGCGTGCTCCGGATGGATCAACCACCTCGTCAAAGGAACCCCACGCCATATGAAGATCGGAATCCTCACCAGCGGCGGCGACTGCCCCGGGCTCAATGCCGTCATCCGCGGTGCCGTACTCAAGGGCATCAAGGTGCACGGGCAGGAGTTCGTCGGCTTCCGTGACGGGTGGCGGGGCGTCGTCGAGGGCGACGTCATGGACCTCCCGCGGCACGCTGTGAGGGGGATCTCGAAGCAGGGCGGCACCATCCTCGGGACCTCCCGCACCAACCCCTTCGAGGGCAACGGCGGCGCCGACGCCATCAAGGAGAACCTCGAGCGCCTCGGGATCGACGCGATGATCGCGATCGGCGGCGAGGGCACTCTGGCCGCCGCCAAGCGCCTCACGGACCTCGGCCTCAAGATCGTCGGGGTCCCCAAGACCGTCGACAACGACCTCGACGCCACCGACTACACCTTCGGTTTCGACACCGCCGTGCAGATCGCCACCGAGGCCATCGACCGGCTGCGCACCACCGGCGAGTCGCACAGCCGCTGCATGATCGCCGAGGTGATGGGCCGCCACGTGGGCTGGATCGCACTGCACGCCGGAATGGCGTCCGGCGCCCACGCCATCCTGATCCCCGAGCAGCAGACCAGCATCGAGCAGATCGCCGAGTGGGTCTCCGACGCCAACGCGCGAGGCCGCGCCCCGCTCGTCGTCGTCGCCGAGGGTTTCGTCCCCTCGCACATGGAGCAGGCACACTCCGAACGCGGACTGGACACCTTCGGCCGGCCCCGCCTCGGCGGCATCGCGGACCAGCTCGCGCCGGAGCTGGAGGCACGGACGGGCATCGAGACCCGTGCGACGATCCTCGGGCACATCCAGCGCGGCGGCGTCCCCACGTCGTTCGACCGAGTGCTCGCCACGCGCCTCGGCATGGCGGCGGTGGACTCGGTCAGCGACGAGCTGTGGGGCACCATGGTCTCGCTCAACGGTACGGAGATCGCCCACGTGGGCTTCGAAGCGGCGCTCGGGAACCTGAAGCGGGTTCCGCAGCACCGGTACGACGAAGCCGCCATCCTCTTCGGCTGACCGATGGACCTCGACCCGGGCACCATCTCGATCATCCAGCTCGCGTGGTCGCGGCTGCTCGGACTCGACGACGGGGCGCTCGGCGACGGGGACCCGGGACGCCTGTACAGCATCGACGACGACGCCTCCGTGGTGACCTTCGTGACCCTGTTCGGGCGCGAGATCCTCAGGGGGCCGGGCTGGGCCGTCGACGCCGGGCGGGACCTGCCCGGTCCGGAACTGCGCAGCACGTCGACGCTGCTCACGCTCACCCGTGACCATGGCGGACGCGGGCTCGGTGAGGCCCAGCTGTACTTCTGCGACGCCCTGCCGCAGTTCGACGAGCCGTCCGCCGTCGTCTCGAGCGAGACTGCGCTCGTCCGCGCGCTCGAGCGCAGGTGTCCGCCCGACGACGTCGCCGAGGCCGGCCTCGGCGGGGTCGAGTACCCCTTCGTCCTGGTGCACGGGAGCGACGGCGAGGGCGGCGCGGAGCCCACACCGCTGGCCGGCGCCGGTTACGACATCTGGGAGGGCATCCTGGCGCACGTCGCCGCCATCACACCGCCGGAGGAACGGCGCAAGGGCTATGCGGGGCGTGTGGCGGCCGTCGCGGTCGAGGAGGCGATGGCCGCGGGGCTCGTACCCCAGTGGCGTGCACGGACGGACAACACGGCATCGCAGCGGACGGCCCGTCGGGCGGGCTTCGTCTTCGCGGGGACGCAGACGTCCGTGGCCTTCGACCAGCGGTGAGGGCGCGACACCTCACGCGCTGAACCGCCCTACCGGCCGAACAGCTCCAGGAGCTCCGTCCGCCCGAACAGCTCGGCGGCGGCACGCGCCGACGGCGTCCCTGCATCGGGGTCGGCTCCCGCTCCGGCGAGGAGCCGCACCACGTCGGTGTGGCCCTTGAAGACGGCTCCGGCCAGGGGCGTCTGCCCGCGGTCGTTGGCCTGGTCGGCGTCGGCGCCGCGGGCCAGGAGATCACGCACGATGCCCGGGTGCCCGTTGTACGCGGCGAGCATCAGGAGGCTGTCGCCGGCCGTGTTCGTCAGCGTGAACGGCACACCCGCATCGAGGTACCGCACGAGGGTCGCGGTGTCGCCCTGCCGGGCAGCATCGAACAGGGCGTGCGCTAGGGCGATCGCGGCTGCGGCCCCGGCATCGTCCTGCGGACCGGTCGCGGTCTCCGCACCATCGCCGGACGCTGCCTCAGGGCCGGGCGCTGTGCTGCCGTCAGGCATCGTCCTGCTGCCGCCCCGCGGTGTACCGCCGCCGGGCCGTGGACCTGCACCGTCCGGCACGCCGCCGTCGTTCCCGGCGCTCATCGCGGTGCTTTCAGGAAGCCCGTCGCCCGCCCGACGACCTGCCCCGCGTCGGGTGCCACGATGACCTCCTGGCCTGCGGCATAGCGTTCCTCCCCGTCCTGGACGAGGAGGTCCGCCGAGGCGTCCACGGAGCGCTTGAGGACGGCGAGGGCGATGGGGCCCATCTCGTAGTGGTGGCCCACGGAGGTGACCCGGCCCACGGTGCGGCCCTCACTGATGACGGGGCTGCCCGGGGCCGGGAGGGTGTGCTGGCTCCCGTCGAGGTGCAGGAACGTCAGCCGGCGGGGCGGATGCCCGAGGTTGTGGACGCGTGCGATCGTCTCCTGGCCCTTGTAGCAGCCCTTCGCGAGATGCACGGCCGTGCGCATGAGGTCCAGTTCGTGCGGGATGGTCTTCTCGTCGGTCTCGAAACCGGGCCGCGGCCGCCACGCGGCGATCCGCAGGGCCTCGGCCGCGAGCGAACCGGCGAGGGCCAGACCCGTCGAGGCGACGGCGTCCTCGATCCCGTTCCGCGGCACGAGGTACTCGAACCAGGGCCGCTCCCGTCCGGGATGTGCGTCGTCGACGATCGAGTAGGCGTAGCCACCCGTCCCGACGGCGGGCCAGGGGTCCTCCCACACCACGACGTCGTCGCCCAGTCCGGGAAGGGCCCGGGTGGCCCCGAGGACCGCCCAGGCGTCGGTGGCGTCGGTGATCTCGACGCGGAGCATGAACTTCATACGCTCGAGGAATGCGGTGAGCGGGGCGGCCTCACCGCCTTCGGTGACGAGCCACGTGGTGGCGCCGTCGTCCACGACGTGCGCCGCGTACTCGATGCGGCCCTGCACGGTGAGGAGCAGGGTCTCGGAGCTCTGCCCGGGCTGCAGGCCGAGGAGCAGCTGGGAGGAGAGCGTGTTGAGCCAGCTCAGGCGGTCCGGCCCGGAGACCGTCACGACGCCGCGCTGCGAGAGATCGACGACGGCCTGCCCGTCGGCGAGGAGTCGCTGCTCCCGGAAGGGGTCGCCGTAGTGGGACGCCACCCCGGCGTCCGCTCCGCCGCCTTCGACGGCTCCGGATCGGCTGAGGAAAGGGCTGTGCGAGGTCATGACGGTATAACGCCTTCCGGGCGGGACTATTCCGCGGTGCTGGTGGAGCCGGTGGCGCGCAGTACGGCGGCGCTCAGGAGGCTTTCTTCAGGATGGCGGAGGCGTGGGCCTCCAGGGAGTTGCCGTCGGCGGCCACGTCCCAGCGCCAGTAGAGGTTGCCCTCCACCAGGCCGAACAGGCGGGTGGCCGCCGTGTACTCCTTGGAGTGCTGGCCACGCATCACCAGGTCGGTGCTCAGCTGGATCTGGGGGCCCTTGATACTGCCGTAGTACAGCTCCGCGATGCCGCCGGGGTGGACGATCGTCGCGGTGATGTCGAAGCCGCCCGCCGCGTTGCGGAACTGCTCCACCTCGTCGGCGGTCTTGAGGGACGGGACGATGTCCGCGGGGCTTAGCCCCGGGCCGACGTCCGCGTCGTTCAGCTTGCGATCGAGCGCCCAGAAGCCCGTCTCCACGGAGAGCGGCCGCAGCTGCGAGCCCTGCTCGTCGATGAGCCACGACTCCGCGGTGTACTGCAGGTAGGGAAGGCCGTTCTGCGAGAACGTGACCCGCTGGGAGAAGCGCTCCGAATCGGCGGTTCCCTCACCGAGCATCCCCGTCCCCTCCCAGGTTCCGAGGAGCCACGACAGCGGGACGAGTTCGGGCGTGAGGTCGGTGGGCAGGTCAATCGACATGGGGACTCCCGGTCGGTCGGCTACTTCTGGCCCTTGTAGAGGCGCGTGATGACAAGGGCTGCGAAACCCGCCATGCCGAGACCGGCGACGACCAGCAGCGAGATGAAGAAGATTTCAAGAGCAAGGATGGACATGCTCCCATCCTAACGCCCGGTCCGTGGGCCACCGGACAGGTGCCGGCAGCACCCGGCGCCCGCGAATCTGTGCTCAGGTGAGGAACAGCTTGTCGAGGAAATACACGACGGCGCCGATCGCGAGGACCGGCGCGACTCCGGCGGCGACGGCCGCGAGGACCGCCAGCGGTGCTTCCCGTCCGACGAGCAGCCGGCGGGTCCCCGCGATCACCACGCCGCAGGCGAGTCCCACGACCCCGGCGGCCAGGGCCGGCACATCGGTGAACAGGGCTGCCCCGAGAGGTCCGGCGAGCGCCGCGAGGGCGACGGCGACGGGCGCCACGAGCCGGTCCGGGAAGGGAAGGAGGCAGACGGCGATAGCGATGAGGACACTGACCCCGGTCACGAGCGTCATCCCGGAGTCGGCGGCGTTCGCGCCGAGGCGGTCGGCCGCCACCCAGCCCGAACCCATGCCGACGACGACGGCCCCGGAGCTCGCTCCGAGCGTCGATTCCAGCCGGAGGCTCTGCCCGGTGCCGCGGAGGAGCTGGATCATGAAGACGGCACCGACCCCGAGGGCCACGGATGCTGGGAACCAGGTGAGGAAGGACGGGCCTGGGGTGATACCGGCGAGGACGACGGCGAGCAGGGCGCTCAGCCCGATCGCCGTCGACAGGCTCTTCCGGGCGGGTACGCGCAGGATGTACGGCCACCCCACGGCGGTGAGGATGCACGCGACCGCCGTGACGATCGCCACCGCGGAGTGGGAGATGTAGGAGGACGCGACGATCGCCGCGGTCGCCAGCGCTGCGGCTCCGGCCGCTGCGGCCACACTCGTCCTCTTCACCCCAGCAATACTGCCCTACGCATACTGGCGGCGCGAAAACCCGCGTACGGAGGGAGGAGGGCGCGTGGGATCCCTCACAGGGCTGCGGCTATACTTGTCGAAATCTCTACCGCCTCCCGGCTCCGGACCAGGAACGGGGGCGCCACTGCCCGATGATGCGCGTTCCCTACCCGTGGAGGACACATGCCGCACATCCTGATGCTGACCAACACCACCGGCTCGTCCGTCGAGATCCTGCCGGCACTCGAGTTGCTCAACCACAAGGTGCACATCCTCGCGGCGGAGCCCACGGCCCTGCTCGACACCGACCCGTGCGACGTCGTCCTGGTGGATGCCCGGAAGGACCTCGTCGGCGCCCGCTCCCTCACCCAGCTCCTCAAGGCCACCGGCCTCAGCGCTCCCCTCGTCCTCGTCCTCACCGAGGGCGGCATGGCGGCGGTGGCCGCGAACTGGCTCGCGGACGACGTCGTGCTCGACTCGGCCGGCCCCGCGGAGGTGGAGGCGCGGCTGCGCCTCGTCATCGCACGGTCGGCGGCGGCGGGCGAGGAGACGAGCACGGAGATCCATGCCTCGGGCGTGGTGATCGACGAGGCCAGCTACACCGCACGCGTGGGCGGGGAACCGCTGAACCTCACGTACAAGGAGTTCGAGCTGCTGAAGTACCTGGCGCAGCATCCGGGCCGCGTCTTCACGCGTGATCAGCTCCTGCACGAGGTGTGGGGCTACGACTACTACGGCGGCACGCGCACCGTGGACGTGCACGTGCGGCGCCTGCGCGCGAAGCTCGGGTCCGACCACGAGCAGCTCATCGGGACGGTACGGAACGTGGGGTACCGCTTCACGCTGACCCGCCTGCCCGAGGACCGCAGCTCGGTCGACCAGGACGCCTGAGGCCCGGACACGAAGAAGCCCCTTCCACCCGCAGGTGGAAGGGGCTTCTTTGTTCCTGATGGAACCGTGGTGGAGGACATACGGGTCGAACGTATCGCGGGCGCCCCACTGGCGCATCCCCCTCGAGCGAGCACCAGACTACCGTACGGGGCATCACTCGCCAAACCCCTCGACGGGCAGGGCTAGGCTGGGCGCATGACCGTCGCACAGCCTGTCCCCACCTGGTCCGTCGAGCGGATCGCAGGCGCGCCCGGGTCGTCCGTCCTCGGTGACGTCCGACGGCTCGCGGCCGCAGCAGCGGAGGCGGACGGCAACCCGCCCCTGTCCGAGCAGACCCTCCTCACCCTCCGGGCGGACGGTGCGGGCGATCGCCTGCTCGTCTTCACGGCGCGTACCGCAGGGCAGCAGGACGGCGAGCTGGCCGGCGTGGCCGTCATCACCCGCGGCGCGGACGGTGCGGTCCTCGAACTCGTCGTCGGGCCCGACTGCCGGGGCGAGGGCGCCGGCACCGCGCTCATCGAGGCCGTCCTGGCCGAGGGGATCAGCGATCTGCAGGGCTGGTCGCACGGGAACCACTCCGCGGCCGCGGACCTCGCCGCACGCTTCGGCTTCGTCCCCGTGCGCGAGCTGTGGCGGATGCGCCTGACGCGCGCGGCCGCCGAGCAGTCCGTGCCGGAGGTGCGCCTGCCCGACGGCGTCGTGCTGCGGCCGTTCGTGCGCGGACAGGACGAGGAGGCGTGGCTCGCAGCCAACGCCGCGGCGTTCGCCCATCACCCCGAGCAGGGCGCCACCACCCGCGCCGACCTCGAGGCACGCATGGACGAGGAGTGGTTCGACGCCGACGGCTTCCTGCTCGCCGTGCGGGAGGAGGACGGCACCCTGCTCGGCTTCCACTGGACGAAGGTGCACGCGGGCCTCGGCGCACACCCGCCCATGGGCGAGGTGTACGTGGTGGGCGTGACCCCCGAGGCGCAGGGCCTGGGCCTCGGCAAGGCGCTGACCGTCGCGGGCATCGAGTACCTCCACGGCAGGGGCCTGCAGGCCATCATGCTGTACGTCGACGCCGACAACACGGCGGCCGTCGCCCTGTACCGGAAGCTCGGTTTCACCCGGTGGGACGTCGACGTCATGTACGCGGGCAAACGGGCGTTACCCACCTTGTAAGGTGGTTTCCGAGGCGTGTCCCGGCCTGCAGGGCCGGGCACGAGCCCATGCCCGCCCACGCTGCAGGAGACGCAATGGATGAGACACGACGCCGGAGCGCGTCCCTGTACGGATCGTCCGAGACGGCTCCAGCCCGGGCGACCCAGGACCGCATCGACATCCCGGACTTCGCTCCGAGCCTC
This genomic interval from Arthrobacter agilis contains the following:
- a CDS encoding UbiA family prenyltransferase; translation: MPQAGFAPAALRMVHISRPVLWINTLGTGVVGMWLTGTFWQVEALALLIWLTLPFNLLIYGVNDIFDQDTDALNPRKGSLEGARIRASEVRAIWLAVLVTNVPFLAWFALTLPPAALTWIALYALVFVFYSAPPLRFKARPYLDSISNAAYAFPLVLVPYALGHEPVWAAAVGLMAWSAAKHTYDAVQDIDEDRGAGITTTAVRLGVRGVVAWSGAWWAVSTVCFALVNIPVAVVNALIAGWLLWGLYRDPRPATGHRLYRYSIAFPYVAGTVAGVQLVVALTLGLYR
- a CDS encoding 6-phosphofructokinase codes for the protein MKIGILTSGGDCPGLNAVIRGAVLKGIKVHGQEFVGFRDGWRGVVEGDVMDLPRHAVRGISKQGGTILGTSRTNPFEGNGGADAIKENLERLGIDAMIAIGGEGTLAAAKRLTDLGLKIVGVPKTVDNDLDATDYTFGFDTAVQIATEAIDRLRTTGESHSRCMIAEVMGRHVGWIALHAGMASGAHAILIPEQQTSIEQIAEWVSDANARGRAPLVVVAEGFVPSHMEQAHSERGLDTFGRPRLGGIADQLAPELEARTGIETRATILGHIQRGGVPTSFDRVLATRLGMAAVDSVSDELWGTMVSLNGTEIAHVGFEAALGNLKRVPQHRYDEAAILFG
- a CDS encoding GNAT family N-acetyltransferase gives rise to the protein MDLDPGTISIIQLAWSRLLGLDDGALGDGDPGRLYSIDDDASVVTFVTLFGREILRGPGWAVDAGRDLPGPELRSTSTLLTLTRDHGGRGLGEAQLYFCDALPQFDEPSAVVSSETALVRALERRCPPDDVAEAGLGGVEYPFVLVHGSDGEGGAEPTPLAGAGYDIWEGILAHVAAITPPEERRKGYAGRVAAVAVEEAMAAGLVPQWRARTDNTASQRTARRAGFVFAGTQTSVAFDQR
- a CDS encoding ankyrin repeat domain-containing protein produces the protein MPDGSTAPGPEAASGDGAETATGPQDDAGAAAAIALAHALFDAARQGDTATLVRYLDAGVPFTLTNTAGDSLLMLAAYNGHPGIVRDLLARGADADQANDRGQTPLAGAVFKGHTDVVRLLAGAGADPDAGTPSARAAAELFGRTELLELFGR
- the ygfZ gene encoding CAF17-like 4Fe-4S cluster assembly/insertion protein YgfZ is translated as MTSHSPFLSRSGAVEGGGADAGVASHYGDPFREQRLLADGQAVVDLSQRGVVTVSGPDRLSWLNTLSSQLLLGLQPGQSSETLLLTVQGRIEYAAHVVDDGATTWLVTEGGEAAPLTAFLERMKFMLRVEITDATDAWAVLGATRALPGLGDDVVVWEDPWPAVGTGGYAYSIVDDAHPGRERPWFEYLVPRNGIEDAVASTGLALAGSLAAEALRIAAWRPRPGFETDEKTIPHELDLMRTAVHLAKGCYKGQETIARVHNLGHPPRRLTFLHLDGSQHTLPAPGSPVISEGRTVGRVTSVGHHYEMGPIALAVLKRSVDASADLLVQDGEERYAAGQEVIVAPDAGQVVGRATGFLKAPR
- a CDS encoding FABP family protein, producing the protein MSIDLPTDLTPELVPLSWLLGTWEGTGMLGEGTADSERFSQRVTFSQNGLPYLQYTAESWLIDEQGSQLRPLSVETGFWALDRKLNDADVGPGLSPADIVPSLKTADEVEQFRNAAGGFDITATIVHPGGIAELYYGSIKGPQIQLSTDLVMRGQHSKEYTAATRLFGLVEGNLYWRWDVAADGNSLEAHASAILKKAS
- a CDS encoding winged helix-turn-helix transcriptional regulator; translation: MPHILMLTNTTGSSVEILPALELLNHKVHILAAEPTALLDTDPCDVVLVDARKDLVGARSLTQLLKATGLSAPLVLVLTEGGMAAVAANWLADDVVLDSAGPAEVEARLRLVIARSAAAGEETSTEIHASGVVIDEASYTARVGGEPLNLTYKEFELLKYLAQHPGRVFTRDQLLHEVWGYDYYGGTRTVDVHVRRLRAKLGSDHEQLIGTVRNVGYRFTLTRLPEDRSSVDQDA
- the mshD gene encoding mycothiol synthase; its protein translation is MTVAQPVPTWSVERIAGAPGSSVLGDVRRLAAAAAEADGNPPLSEQTLLTLRADGAGDRLLVFTARTAGQQDGELAGVAVITRGADGAVLELVVGPDCRGEGAGTALIEAVLAEGISDLQGWSHGNHSAAADLAARFGFVPVRELWRMRLTRAAAEQSVPEVRLPDGVVLRPFVRGQDEEAWLAANAAAFAHHPEQGATTRADLEARMDEEWFDADGFLLAVREEDGTLLGFHWTKVHAGLGAHPPMGEVYVVGVTPEAQGLGLGKALTVAGIEYLHGRGLQAIMLYVDADNTAAVALYRKLGFTRWDVDVMYAGKRALPTL